GCTGCTGTGAGCCTAGAAGGATGCCCAGACAGGTGCACAAATTCTTCACTGCTGGCCTGGTGACATCTCTAAGTGGACAAAAGGAATGAGTCCACGACAGTCCATCTGGACTGTAACCCTACCTCAGCCAAGTCTCATGTGAGTCCTAGAAATCAAGCTCTCGCAGGTGAATGGGCACTTCTCCGTGGGTACCTGGCCAAGACAGTGCCACACACTGTGTCACAAGATGCTGTGAGCTTTCTCTTAACCCTTGGAGGAACTGAGTAAGGTGTTCTGGAAATGCATCACTGGTGGGTTGATAATTGCCACCAAGAGCACAAtgcactgcagctggagagcaggaggctgCTTGGGTTAAGTGTTGTTCCTAAGCCTTGTGAAGTTTGTTGCATGGGAATCCCCAGAGGGTAAGAGGGAGGGAGAATTAGGGGGGTGTTTGCCTGGAGCAgtaatgaatatatttttagtaGAAAGGAAGGGACATCTCTAGTCGTGGGATAACAGCTGCACGATTTCAGAATTCCTCTGACAAGATGTAGCCAATTCCAGGGCTGCAGGATTtgaagggtttgttttgttttttgtttttccaagtttCAAGCGCCATCAGCCAATCTCCTGCGCCCTGATTGTGCTGTTCAAAGCACAGatgctgttttgctgtgttgaTGAGGTCTGAATGTGAGCAGTTCCCTGTTACCATCCGTGCGGTGCCCTTAGCATCCCCTAAGCATTGAGCAGGACCCACAACTCGCTGGAGAAGACTTTTTATCTCTCCGAATCAGCTGAATCCCTCCCTCATTTTTGGAAGGAGGACTTCAGTGTATTTTGGGTACTGGGAATTACGTGGTTAGCTCCTTCACCTACTTCctcttttctgattttgaaataCAGCTGAAGAAGAGAGGCTCAAGCCTTCTGGGTCTTGTGTGGAGCCAGGTTTTTCCCAAGGGCCATTAGCAGGGATTTAAAGCACATGCAGGATCTCCATTCCGCCCTGTGCCTGACAAAAgcagcctctctcctcctgtGTCTTGAATTTGTATTGGGATAGGAGCATGAACCTGTGGGAGTCACTATTTCGTCAAGAAATTGAAAGATCTCTATGGCttcttggatttattttttttttttaaatgtttgtttgctGAGAGAATTCTGGGGACAGAGGCAGAAGGAGCATTGGGTAAACACTGGAAGCCCAGAGCTACCGTTGTCTGATCGGAGACACATAGGGTCAAGTACAGTGTGGGACCCATGCTGGACAATGTGGGAATCTGGCCATCTACTTTCCATGCTAAGCGTTACCAAGGGAAGGAAATTGCATTGAAATGTTAAACTGTTGCCCTGATTTACATTTTCAGAGAGAAGAACTGGTGGAGTCAGCTCAGGACTCGCAGTAACCTGTGAGGCCCTGGGAACAGGCCGatatttcaaacaaacaaaggtCCCTGGCTGCACTGTCAGGTTCTGACCATGTTGCTTATTGTCTTTTTCAACAGATCTTGGAGAATATACTGCTAAAAGCACTGGCTCCAGCCAGGTGTATCACTGCTTCCACCACTGAAGTTCCCTTTGGTGTGTGCAGTGCAACCCACAGCACACCTCTGGTCAGAGCACTGTCCTCAGCTTAATTCCTTCTTTTGGAAAAAGACACAGGGTCAGCTTAGCTGAGGAACACTGCTGACTTGTCTCAGTTATTTAAGGAAGTTTGATGGTGCTGGCCTTCCTGAAAGTGCCATTGTGGAGCAGAGTGAGGTGCTGTGCAAGGAAGTGCCAGCCTGGCTTCTGCAATTCAGTCAGCAGAATTTCCCTGGATCACACCTGAATGTGGATGTGGGGCAGATGGCACTGTGCCTCCAAGTTCAAAGTGCTCTTTGGCTTACAGATCTACTGCAAGACAGACCTAGCAATTCCATGCTATGAGGCTGCTCCTTTGCCAGAAAGGAGGAACTACCTCAGCCTTCAGCAAGAGAGCCACAGTGGTCTTCATCACCAAGGCTCAGAGCAGTGTTGTTGATTATCCAGGCTGCGAGATCTATGGTGTGACTAAGTgggctggcagagtgaaggaaCACAGACTGAAACTGTATTAATTTACCTGCTTTTCTGTCACCTGTTCACTGCCtagaggaaagaggagggaggcaggagggataCATGAAGTCTGTGCTGCATGGGTTGTGCGTGGCAGTTCAAAGGCCCGTGTGAAGAAGCAGTTGCCTTCTTGCTGTCTTCTGGGCCAGTGGGGAGTTGCTTGGGTGTCAGAAGCTTGTTTAATGATGCTGATGTAATTCccatttcctctgctttatAGGTACAATGGCTTGGTGACTGGCTCTCGAGCTAAAGGTATCATTGCCATCTGCTGGGTATTGTCTTTCATCATCGGCTTGACACCAATGCTAGGGTGGCACAAGCGCTCCCAGATCGAAGAGCTGGGGTCCAATAAGTCCTCTCCCATCAACTGCAGCAACAGTATGGTGGTGTGTCTCTTTGAGGCTGTGGTCACCATGGAGTACATGGTCTACTACAACTTCTTTGCCTGTGTGCTCTTGCCCCTCCTCCTCATGTTTGGTATCTACTTGAAAATCTTCATGGCAGCCCGGCGACAGCTCAAGCAGATGGAGAACAAGATGGTACATGGGGAACGTTCCCGCTCCACTTTGCAGAAGGAAGTCCATGCAGCCAAGTCTTTAGCCATCATTGTTGGGTTGTTTGCAGTCTGCTGGCTTCCGCTCCATATTATTAACTGCTTTACCCTTTTTTGCCCAAATTGTGCCCACGCTCCCCTCTGGCTGATGTATCTGGCTATCATCCTCTCTCATGCCAACTCAGTTGTAAATCCTCTAATTTATGCCTACCGAATCAGGGAGTTCCGATACACCTTCCGTAAAATCATCAGCCAGCACATCCTGGGCCGGAAGGAGCCGTTCCAGGCGGGAACAGCCAGCTCCCGGACTTCCACGCACGGCGGGGATGCAGAGAACGCCAGCATACGGATCAGTGAGTATGCGCTAGAGGTGTACACCAACGGGGAGATCCACAGGGATCCCGAAAAGCAGGACTTCAATAAATGCAAAGCTGGCTTGGAATGGCACCGGAATGGAAACACTCTGGACATGGAGACAAATGGGCATCTCCCACATTCCTGCAAAAATGGGATTCTCTCAGATGCACGCATGAATAGGGAGCTTCACAGTGAAGAGCTAATTGATGCCCAGGTGTCTTACTCAGATCTAGAAAGAGCAGCCTTTGCAGCAGCTGATGTTTCCTGATGAGACTTCCAGAGTTTACCTGGTAGAATTATTATTTCTCCATTGGTGACCTCTGCCATGGCAGAAAGGGAAGGCTGGGGGGCGGGGGAGAGGTGTTTATTCAGATTGCTGTGGAGAAAGGGGTCCCTACCCAGGACTGTCGGGATGATCCTAAATACTAGACTGGAGAAAAGCCAAGAGACCATTGAAATGGACTAAGGAAGGAGGGACACATCTATCAATGACCTGTCACCAAGAGCAGTGCCAAGGTCAAAGATGGCATTCCAAGTTCAGCACTGGGAGACTCTGCTGATGCAGGGCATATTGCGACATTATGCTGTGTGTCTGTAGTTCTATGTTGGGTTTGCTGACTTTcccaacagaaacaaaagcatgGCTGGAAGCCTTCTCTGAATTGTAAAGAGAAGGGAGGAGCCCTTCAGTACTTTGGCCCGGCAGCAAACCGAAGGGGGACAGCAACATCTATTGGTCAGGAAGGATGCCAGCAGCTTCCCGGAGAGGGAAGGAATTTACCTGATGGGAACTTTGGATACCTTCACCCATGGTGTTTTGTCTTTCAGttcatgtttttaaagcttAGACTGCAACAGGTTGCTGAAAaggttttttccttgtcttgGTTACTTTAAGTTATAAAAGATGGGCAAGAACTCATGCCCATTCCCTGAGCGCTCCAACGTTCCAGATGCACAAGGCAAATATAACCTCATAGCTCTCCACTTTGCCTAATAAATAACGAAAACAGAGTCTGTAATATGGATTTTCCTTAGCAAAAGGGCTGTGAGCAGGACTTGGTGCTGCAGGTAGTAGACAGGCCAGGTTGTGGTCTGTGTCACCAGGGTGGTCATGCCCCAGGTGATGTGAAGAGCTGTCAGGTGTGTGAGCTGTCCACAGGCTGGTGGGCACTGTCTGCTTTTTCCCCTACCTCTCTGCTTGTCCTCTTGGGCTCCTGGAATGCAAATTCCTTCCATGGCCCTAAATGTGTGTAAGGGGAGctaattttccatgttttggTCATTTTCATCCTCACTCAAAAAGgctgtggggtttggtttttttctttctttctttctcgGGTTAGGAAGGAACAGACACGCACACACACCTAacacctatttttaaaattccaatGACCTCTATTTAAACACTTTTTCCCCTGTGATTTCAGTTTTTTCCTGATGTGCTTTACTGTGAAGCCTGTtgtgtccctgcagagcagaggccGACAGAGCTGGGTCTGTCTGGTTAGAAGATGCTCCTACtctgagaagctgaaaagtGTCAGTAGCAGTGGAAATCAGCTTAGAAACTGCACTGGTCTGTCTGTATAAGAGAGCTGGCAAACCTGTGCTGATGTGGTTTGTAGTAGAGTTGTTTCACAGCAGTTTGATAATTTTCTGTATCACTTACGAAGCCTGGTAGCTCAAGGACAGCAGAATGCCACATCAGCTTGAGTTCTACCTAAACATTTTCTggtctttgttttccagacaaATAATccatgaccaacaccaccagcCTTCTGGAGATGCAGGCAGTAATGGTTCTACTGGAAAACTAAAAGTCTGGTAATTATAGGGATCTGAAACTTATTCCCTAGCTGAAAACATCAGAAGTATCAGCCCCCAAACCTGGCTCCTCCTGTTCACTAACATTATAGAAGCCAAATAATCTCATTTTCAGCAAGGACAGGAGAACTGGATTTTGATATTTGAGGAAGAGCAGGTTAGGTTGGTTTGTTCTTATtccatgtttatttaaaatattttgaactattaaaattataatcagttttatttgaggagagttttctttttccccaacaTGAAGGTGGGGAGTAGTTTACAATGCAGAACGTGTTCAGGTGTGTACCTGCTCCAGGCTAGCACAAAGCTGCTGTGGGACAGGTAAAAAGATGCGGTTGCCACCACAATCCTTAGGCAGTTTTGTGGAACAATAGACTTCTCAGTTTAATCAAATTGATGCTTCCTTGGCATGGCTCTTCCACACAGTCTAACGTCAGAGGAGTGGATTATCACTCCAGTACCATTAACAACCTCTAAGCCATTTCCCTGTGACTGACGTAGTAGGTTGTTCCTCTGTAGGGTGACTTGGGATCTTGTTACTTGATCTTTCTTGGTGGAATATTTCTGTAAGTTAGTTGTGGGATGGCTCCTCTGACCTGTAACAGTGGCAGAGGAACTCAGGAAAATGGGGGCCTGATCTCTTCAGGCCTTGGTTGGGAGCTGAAATGTTTCTAAGAATAACACAGGATTACATCTGGTGTTCATGGCAATAACAATTAGGTCCAcaaagaagcagagcagggaaaaaaagtgtgggAAAATACCAGCATTGTTCATGTGCTGGGACACATGGAAGTGCAGAAGTGTCTCCCATTGAGCTTTAGTTGACATTATAAAGGGATGTTTTATGCCACATTGCATCAGACTTACAACAGCTGGTGTGGATTGGTTGATTTCTATTGTTTCCTGGGCTTCTTCACACTCAATTATGGCAGCTTCTTGTCTGGTTGCCACAAGAATCAAGTTGATCTATGTTGATGCGACAGACTTAGAATTGTCCCTCTGGAAAACTTCCCTGGCTAACCAGATCACCAGGCAAGTTTAACTAAGTTCCAGATGTCTTGAAATTAGCTTATCTGTTGCTGCTGGAGATGTCCCTAAGTGTGTCCAGTCCCTTTCAAAATTAGTGATCcagatttgaaaataaaagggtgtgtgcaggggctggggatgTGTGCAGGAAGAAGTGCAGCAGGGGTGAGGAGGCAGTGTGTTTTATCTAGAGTTGGAAGTCTGTAGTCACAAGAAGGAAAGGATGGCAATTGCACCACATGCTGGGTGCCTTCTGGCAAACGTATGTCTGAGACGGACTTTCAGAAGATGTTTCTGAAGCAGTGTTGGGGAAAGTATGAGCCTTTTGAACAGAATTTTGGACTTGTTTCCTAGGAATCAGGATTTCAAggcttgattttattttcttttaaaaaaaaaacaacaaacataagCTGAAGGGTCCTGTCAATGAAGTGtgctctttccttctcctggcAGTGACCTCCACTCTTGAGAAAGGTACCTGTCTTCCAAACTGTATGGGGCAGGCATCAttagaaaagtgaaaataaagtcATTCTTTCCTAACCTCTCCATTCATATCcccattttcctttcagctggAGAATATTTAGCTGATGAAATATAGCTGTTCTGATAAACAGAAATGGTACCAAGACAAAGGGAAGAATGAGGTGACCATGAGCAGAGGCTGGAGACAACCTCCTAAGGAATCCAAGATGCAGTGAGTCCAGAGAGTAAGAGCCAGGGTAAGAAGAGACTAATTTCATTGAACTGGAACTTCTTGCTAAAAATGGCTGAACACCCATGTAGATATGTGGTGCCTCACTTGGCCTGGGGGCATTCCACAGATTTCACCATCCCTTGGAGACTCTTAGGCTCCAgggtttatttgctttataGGGTTTTAAGGAAAGTAAAGTCTGATCACTTGCCAGGAGTAATTTTATCAAGAGTTCTTCTCGGGGCCTTCTCCTCACCAGGGCACTGCTTTTTGTGCGTGCAAATAAACACAGTTACTGCCTTGGCCTGCAGAGGTTTTTTGGATCAGTAATGTTTCAAAGCTCTGTGCAGTCTTGGTCTGTAGCTCTTGGACAGAGAAGCACGTTGGCATGGTGGGACAGCTGGGGGTTACCGTAGACAGAAAGGGTTTGCCCCTGATCCTAGTTTGTCTTTGGAAGCTTATTGTGCAGATGGACTTGGGAGTTATATGGATTAGTCTGAATCTTTGATCATTCTTTGAAGAGAGGCTCCAGAGGATGCTGGTGGGTACAGAAAAGTCTCTGAGGTGTGGGAGCAGACTGCAGGGTTAGGGTTAGATGGGAAATCTTggtgagaaaggaaaatttgtAGAGTAGGTGTTTAGGAGGATTTCAGGGACATGGGAATGTGCTGGGGGGTGCTAAGGATTGCACAGATGGTGCTGGCCTGAGACCAAGGTGTGACTTGCTGAGGAAGGACCTTGGAAAGGATGTAGAGACTTACAGCTCTCCTGGGGTCACTGCAGAGGGTTGGCCTTGCCTGATGTGCACTGAGGGTTGACTTAATGTGGTCTATATGTGACTGAGGTAGAGATACTTCTTAGAGATTACCTCCTTTTCAGATGCATTGTATCCTTTCATGATCATGTTCAGGTGTCAGAAGCCCTTCTGTTTCATGAACATGAGCCCTACCTAAAACCAGATCGATCCAGCCATGTTCTGTGGGAAGGATGACCATGCTGTAGCAGTGCTGTGATGTATTAAAGCTGTAGACACTCTCTAGTGGTGTTTGCTAAGTTTAGCTGCCTGATAATTGGTTCTCTCCCAGTTTGTATGGGGCATCAAACTGCACTTAGTCACACCAGAGAGTTTTGTCTTCCTAGCCCTGAGTTTTTGGCCTTCTTCACAGTAAAACGCATCAAGAGTAACTCAAATCACACCAGTTCCTCATTTCCTTGAGAGGTGACTAACCCTGACAGAGAATTCCAAAACTGGAGCAACTTTGTGTGGAACCCCCTGTCTTACTTGTGTGCTGGGAGTGTTCACAAAAGGATGTGTTTAAGTCAAGACTGAAACCTGTTGATCAGAGAACAACTTTGCTTCCCCTACTCTGTCTCAGGAGCTGGTGTTCCTGCCCCCTGTCCTGTGGAGCAGTTGTCTCTGCATCCTGCAAGCCAAGACACTATGAACTCCCTGCTGCACACACTGTCACTGTAAAACAATTActctttcaatttaaatgttttattaatatagTTGTTGTTTTCCCTCTGTGTCAGTTACcagtgggaggggagggaaaggggtgGGAGAATCTGTGCatgcaaatgtatttaaagTGCGTTGACCAAagtctgttgtttgtttttctttttttaacctgtgAAGTTTTCATATCTGTGAAGTCATCAGACTGCTGGGCAGTGAGGAGCCACTGGTGCTGCTGAGTCTGTCTTGGTTACATTTCTTaataagcattaaaataataaaatatatttgtaaaagaGAGTGTGAGTGCCTTTGTCCCAGGAAGCTCTGGCTGGCTGCCCCTTCTCTGTGCAAGTGTTTTCTTATGATTTTATTAGCTTTTCCCATAGACTGATCCTTCCAGAGAGCTCTCTCCTTGGAGCTGCCTGTTCTGTTGCGGAAGACATTAGCAAGAGCTGTGGTGACTGGAGCCTGGACTAGAAGGCCCCTCACTTCTCTGACATCCTGGGATCTATCATCTCAGCCATCAGAGGGCATGTTTGCAGCTGTGCACTGAAGGCAAGGCAGAGCACTGTATGTGCCCAAACCACTGCAGGGTCAGTGTGTTAAGTCACAGGACCTCAAGGGTCCATACGTGGACCGTGGAACGACTTTTCCAGCCGTGATTGGAGCATCTCAGTCTACTGGCTCTCCTTCCACATGGCCCTGCCAGTGCACCTCAGACCTTCTTCTAAGACTGTTGCAAATTCCCACCTCTGTCCTGTTCTGGCAATGCCACAGGCTGAGCTTGCCCCAGTCTGATGTCATCCAACTGGGGTTGGGAGGCGGGGGATCTAGATGCTACTGTGGTGTCTCTCAAGCCAAAACTGAGCAATACTGAGAGAATGAAACAGGGGTAAGTTCCAGCTTTTTCCAACTGAGCTACTAAATATGTGTGTGAGGAGGTTAGTGAAAGTCATATGATCCAGGAGCCTTTGGAATTTGGAAGCGATGAAATGGAAGTTCACCAGATAACCATTAGCTACTGGTCATTCCCTCTTTTTGTTCACTTTGCAGCTGGGCTTAAGGCCTTGCTGGAGGCCCCAGTTTGTGGAGAGATGCCAGCAACCTGGTGCTTGGTGGCCAGCTGTGCCTGAGCTGTCCAACCAACTGTGTAATTGAAAAGCTTTTTGATTTTTCCCTCATTTCACAAACACTGTGCATTTTGTTCTGCAGCATCAAaggccaggagctgggaggaacAATGGGCATCTGCGGGAGCTCAGGGGAACAATGGCTGTACCTGGccccagagaagaaaacaagaacttaaaagaacagaaagagctCCCAGTTTAACAACACAATTGGCCTGATCTGGAAGACTCTGCTCAGAGATCCACACCTTGGATAAGCCACCCAAAGAAACCAGACTTTGCAGGGCTTCTGCTGTAGACTAAGAGCTAATAGTGTAGCTCAAAAGTGTATTTACTGCAGCACTGGAGAGCAGATGACACTTCTGAGTGGCAAAATAGGATGGGGCCATGGATGAtggtgttttcctttctaataGGTGAATAATGTTTTTGGCTAACAAGTTTTTCACAGTACTTAGATTAGAAGGATCTTTCTTGTCACTTCTGCCCCCATACAGGAAGACTCTCCTGCTAAGAATAGTGCATACAAGTGTTTGCTGTGCTCTTGACCATCATGTGTTTCAAGGAGAAGTTCCATAGAGTTAAAAGCTCTGAGCACCTTTTCTGAAGGCCCCATGGACCTCACAATTTGCTTTCACAGGAAAGATTCCCACTGTCTTGCATTTGACTGAAGCAACCAAGTGAAGAGTGAGATTCTATGTGCGTTCATTCATGGGAGAGAgagcgagagagagagagagttgTGCCAGCTCAGAGTGATACTGGGAGGAATCCACCTCTCTGATCCCACCAACAAGCACCTCAAGTTAGATGATGCATCTCAATGCAGGCTGGAGTCTTGCTGAACAGTAAGTGGAGCTGTATTCCTCCCTGACTTCCCAATCTCCTCTGTGGTGCTGTTTTGAGAAGGGGGGCACTTCAGAATATGGGAGAGGTTTCCTCAGAAATGACCCAGTGGATGGGACTGCCAGAGGGTTTTTGGCCGTTAAATACTTAAAACCATGTagtttctctgctgtgtggctgcagtAGTCACTGCTGAGATCCTGCAGCGTGATAGGAAAGCACTACCCAGAGCtcagaaaatcagaaatctgTTTTGAGAATTGTAGTGCTTGTAATGTGTCAGAGAAAGTAACCTAAGCCAAGTTTGGGTCTGAGAGTAGCGTGGTGATTTTTCAGCAAGTGAAAGGAGAGGACTTGGAAAAGAGTTTTCAATCTGCAGGTTCAGAATAAACTCTGTAACAATGAGGTTATTTGGAGTGCACATCCATACTGTGTGGTCTGAGCCTGTTGCACTGAACTCCAAACCAGGGACTGTGTTTTTTTGGGAGTGTCCAGCTGCAATCCAGGGAGGTGACTGCAACTTCTACAGAGCCCAGGGAAGTCTTTAAACCTGCTAGCTTGGACACTGACAGCACTGGAGCTGCAATTGCTCAGGCTTTGTTTGTCAGGGATTTACCCAGAGCCCTAGGCAGCCCTGATTTTTGCCTTACCTAAGGCAAGAAGATTAGATAACAGCTCATAATGACAGTGAAGAAAATCCATGTGCATGGGATATTTTGCTGCCTCAGCTGTTGATGAGGTCATGGGGATGTCTTTTGGGCTGGTCTTAGTCCAGGATATTACTTCTAAATGAGAGTTAAGCATATCTCAGTTGGATACTTCATGTTGCTGAAGAACTTAGAGCTGAATCATTTGGGCATTGGGCATCATCTGAACTGTGAAACCTTGTGCCTGTCCTTTGGGGTTCCCTGGGATGTAAGGCTCTTGTGCAGTGTGATGATTGcatccaggaaaacaaaagtccTAATAAAGATAATTGAGCAGCCTGGATCAGTTCTAAGAAGAATGCAAAACAAGCCTGGGCCATCTCAGGGTAAGCTGCACTCATGGTGCCTCTTGAACCCATGTCCTGTTATTGTTGATGTGGAACGTGAGGGTCTGGGCCAATGAAAATAAGGAAGGCAGCTTGACAGACACAGATTTTATCTTTTGAGATTCGTCATGACCTTTCTAGTGTATAATAAATAAAGTTGACTCAGGAATTGGCAAGTGCCCTATAACATGCAGTCCTGGTGTTGGGACTCGGCAGAATGTTCTGCTTAGCAATGCACTCTGTTAGCTTTGTTTGCCAAGTTCCTATTTTGGAGGTGTGCTGAAGGGCTGAACAGTGGCAGATGCTGAAGCCTTCTGCAGGGCAGGTGCACTGGACCCAGCCTCTCTGACCATGCTGATCCAGGCTGGATGAAGGTCGTTTTGAATCCTTGCTGATTCAGCCTTTTACCACTGGGCCATGAAATGTCTTGCAGACAATGTGCCTTGCAGTGCTGTGAATCCTGGGGCAAGGAGGACTCCCGTCTTTTCATATTCCTGTATAACCTGTCAAGCATTTCAGTTGGCATTGAACAGTATTATTTCCTGTGTTAATGTCTTTTGAGCAGCCCTGCCATTCTTGTTGGATCCTGTGATATTAAACAGCTCCATCATCCAGAAGATTTTGCAGGTGACAGGAATGGTAGCTCAGagacctgcctgctgcctggtgAATCCCTGCCACTCCATCTCTTCCATGAAGCATGATTGTGAGCAATCACCCCCAGGTTTCCCAAGCTGGTCCCAGTGGCAGGGGCTGTGATATACAGGGCTCCTTCACAGACAACTGGGAATCATGTGCTGCTAAATTGAAGCGGTTTTGAGATGGTAACACACCAGATTGTGAACTTACTCTGCAGCGCCGAAAGacactggggagaagagggcTAATGTTTGTGTTCCCAGTCCCAGAGAGGCCACAGAGGGAGAGCTGCAGTTAATTTGCAAAGATTATGGCTGATTCAAAGGCAGAGTCTCAAGTGGAGAGCACCCAGCACTGGCACCAGGGTGCTGGGCTACATGAGCACTCAGAACCTTAAAGTAATGGACAACTGGCTGCCTGGCTTCTGAGGTGCCTGCCATTTGGGAGCAGTCCAGTATTCCAGGTGCTTCCTGCCTTTCTTTATATTCATGCCAAAAGCACTAACAGAATAGGGTGgagacaaaaaaatcccagaccCTCCTCAAGATCATCCTCTAATTCCAGCAGGATCAAAATGCTAAAGGTtgcacaagaaaaacagaaatagtcTTTTCTCCCACCATCGGTAACTCAATGCCACAATTAAAGCTGAGGGTCAGCTGCTTGTTCTACAGCTGTGTCCTTTCTGAATTCATGAGAAAGAGCATTTTGATTTCCTTCCAGAGGAAATATACAGTAATATCCCTAACTTGCACTGAGGCCTTCCAGTCTGCAGGACTGACCCATGTAACATTCATCTCAACTAAATTAAACCCAAGATCCCCAGCTCCTCATGGACTGAGCCAACACTTGGTAAGCAAGGCTTTTAAACAGTAATCTTTATATCTTGCTTTCTCTGAGCACTTGCTTCCCAGGCAAGTTTCCTCACATCCCAAGGTCTACATTTGCAGATAATCCCTCCTTTCCTGCAAGACTCAGGAAGCACAAGAAGTTTGTCAGAGATGCGAGGGGCTGTCTGTCCCTTTCCATGGTTCAGTACTACCTGGACTTTCGAAAGAACTTTAGTAGCAACGTTTCTGTAGATTTTCACTGTGTCTGGAGGGAGGGTTGTGCTGTCTGAGTCCTAACAGCAGTCTCTGGTTCCCTTGCAGGAGGCTCTTTCCATCAGCATTTGATTTGGAAGCACTGTGTGGGACATCCTCTACACCAGATGAATCCCAGTGCTGTGAAACGTGTCCTTGTTCTGCTTCCCAAAGAGATGCATCTGCTGATGTCAGCTTCCAGGTAGGACAGACAGGAACCTGCTGTCCCTCAGCATCTGTCGCCCTTGGCCTCTGCTGGTAGTCAGGCATCCTAAGGAAACTGGAAGTGATCTAAGGCTGATTTTTTTGCTAATCCTTGGTCAGTGTTGCAGATGGAGAAGTAGTGGCAGTTTTCCAGCAGGTGAGACCCTCCAGGCCAGCTAGccagacaagaaaaataaacacaggaaaCAGCATCCATGCAATAAGAtaacagggaaaggagaggctgggagagctttCGGTTGCGTGTGTGTCAGGGGAAGCGCGGAGCTTGGAGCTCTCTAAAAGGAGCAAACAGCTGTCAGGCCTTAACACAAATGGAACTGAGAGGAactgagaggaaaggagaaaagaggtttCTGCTTTGGCCAGAGtagcagctgctctccagggtACAGGGTCTGTGGAATGAAGATCTTGGGTCTAGATGTGAGGCGAGATAGTGCTTTGCCCAGGGCACAGACCGATTATCTCTGCTCCACCTGGATGCTACTCttgtctttctgtttcaaaaacaaTTCTAATGGTCTCTATGTTGGTGGAAACTTTGCTCTGTCTCGCCTGTGGAACCCATTCCCTGAACTCCTCTTGGCT
The sequence above is a segment of the Apus apus isolate bApuApu2 chromosome 16, bApuApu2.pri.cur, whole genome shotgun sequence genome. Coding sequences within it:
- the ADORA2A gene encoding adenosine receptor A2a → MLVHGKEDFLSDITYIVLELVIAVLAILGNILVCWAVYLNSNLQNVTNYFVVSLAAADIAVGVLAIPFAITISTGFCAFFYGCLFIACFVLVLTQSSIFSLLAIAIDRIIAIRIPLRYNGLVTGSRAKGIIAICWVLSFIIGLTPMLGWHKRSQIEELGSNKSSPINCSNSMVVCLFEAVVTMEYMVYYNFFACVLLPLLLMFGIYLKIFMAARRQLKQMENKMVHGERSRSTLQKEVHAAKSLAIIVGLFAVCWLPLHIINCFTLFCPNCAHAPLWLMYLAIILSHANSVVNPLIYAYRIREFRYTFRKIISQHILGRKEPFQAGTASSRTSTHGGDAENASIRISEYALEVYTNGEIHRDPEKQDFNKCKAGLEWHRNGNTLDMETNGHLPHSCKNGILSDARMNRELHSEELIDAQVSYSDLERAAFAAADVS